The Mesorhizobium loti genome includes a region encoding these proteins:
- the lpdA gene encoding dihydrolipoyl dehydrogenase, translating to MKEISCKLLVIGAGPGGYVCAIRAGQLGVDTVIVEAGKPGGTCLNVGCIPSKALIHAAEEFEKVSHMAGGNSPLGISVTAPTLDLARTIAWKDGIVSRLNSGVAGLLKKAGVKTVHGWATFRDGKTVAVETETGVQVIRAEAIVIATGSAPVDLPFLPFGGPVISSTEALALSEVPQKLAVVGGGYIGLELGMAFAKMGAKVTVVEALPRVLAQYDAELTRPVVKRLAALGVEVMLGAKAKGLSSKGDALLVETSDGKSAKVAADKILVTVGRKPVTEGWGLEQIDLDRTGKFIRIDDQCRTSMRGIFAIGDVTGEPMLAHRAMAQGEMVAEIVAGHKRSWDKRAIPAVCFTDPELVTAGLSPEEAKALGGEIKIGMFPFAANGRAMTKLGEDGFVRVVARADNHLVLGIQAVGQGVSELAAAFGLALEMGARLEDIAGTIHAHPTQGEGFQEAALKALGHALHI from the coding sequence ATGAAAGAAATCTCCTGCAAGCTGCTCGTCATCGGCGCCGGACCCGGCGGCTATGTCTGCGCCATCCGCGCCGGACAGCTCGGCGTCGATACGGTGATCGTCGAAGCCGGCAAGCCGGGCGGCACCTGCCTCAATGTCGGCTGCATCCCGTCCAAAGCGCTGATCCATGCGGCGGAAGAGTTCGAGAAGGTGTCGCATATGGCAGGCGGCAACAGCCCGCTCGGCATTTCGGTCACCGCGCCCACGCTTGACCTTGCCCGGACCATCGCCTGGAAGGACGGTATCGTCAGCCGGCTCAACAGTGGCGTCGCCGGCCTGCTCAAGAAGGCAGGCGTCAAGACCGTGCATGGCTGGGCGACTTTTCGCGACGGCAAGACGGTCGCGGTCGAGACCGAGACCGGGGTTCAGGTCATCCGGGCCGAGGCGATCGTCATCGCCACCGGTTCGGCGCCGGTGGACCTGCCGTTCCTGCCGTTCGGTGGGCCGGTGATTTCGTCAACCGAGGCCCTGGCGCTGAGTGAAGTGCCGCAAAAGCTCGCGGTCGTCGGTGGTGGCTATATCGGACTGGAACTCGGCATGGCCTTCGCGAAAATGGGCGCCAAAGTGACCGTGGTCGAGGCCTTGCCGCGCGTGCTGGCGCAGTATGACGCGGAGCTGACCCGGCCGGTGGTCAAGCGGCTCGCCGCACTGGGCGTCGAGGTGATGCTGGGCGCCAAGGCCAAGGGACTGTCGAGCAAGGGTGACGCACTGCTGGTCGAGACCTCGGACGGCAAGAGCGCCAAGGTCGCCGCCGACAAGATCCTGGTGACGGTCGGGCGCAAGCCGGTGACCGAAGGCTGGGGGCTCGAGCAGATCGACCTCGACAGGACAGGTAAATTCATCCGCATCGACGACCAGTGCCGCACCTCGATGCGCGGCATCTTCGCCATCGGCGACGTTACCGGCGAGCCGATGCTGGCGCACCGGGCGATGGCGCAGGGCGAAATGGTCGCCGAGATCGTTGCCGGCCACAAACGCAGCTGGGACAAGCGCGCCATTCCCGCCGTCTGCTTCACCGATCCGGAACTGGTGACCGCGGGCCTGTCGCCCGAAGAGGCCAAGGCGCTCGGCGGCGAGATCAAGATCGGCATGTTCCCGTTCGCAGCCAATGGGCGGGCAATGACGAAGCTCGGCGAGGACGGCTTTGTCCGTGTTGTGGCCCGCGCCGACAACCATCTGGTGCTCGGCATCCAGGCGGTCGGGCAGGGCGTGTCGGAACTGGCGGCGGCTTTCGGACTGGCGCTGGAGATGGGCGCGCGGCTGGAGGACATCGCCGGCACCATTCATGCGCATCCGACGCAAGGCGAAGGGTTCCAGGAAGCCGCGCTGAAGGCGCTGGGCCATGCGCTGCATATTTGA